One genomic segment of Polyodon spathula isolate WHYD16114869_AA chromosome 17, ASM1765450v1, whole genome shotgun sequence includes these proteins:
- the zgc:109986 gene encoding uncharacterized protein zgc:109986 has translation MDFSTAKIAILDLLSKVESSELPKLIQWLRVSDELDECCTDNNDIILKSIAEDLRSCLPVEAMVKSEPRAIQKMLKNPEPTVHVDAFLYDEEFVDSLCEEGKMSRNYCLNCGSHNTSPLGFISHSFSTLELKFLFHHVLPDLTGKVLVDVGSRLGAVLYAGYLYSSASQLVGVEINADFCQLQQMAITKYHFKDRIQVVHADICSQISLLQNADVIVMNNVFEYFLDAEEQTRAWQCVSQNTRKKGALLLTVPSLQQSIERLQFSVQLNQWVEEVPLDYEVYLGQDTDADALKQVHLYRIL, from the exons ATGGATTTTTCAACTGCTAAAATAGCCATTCTCGACTTGCTTTCGAAAGTAGAATCAAGTGAACTCCCCAAACTCATTCAGTGGTTAAGGGTATCCG atgAACTGGATGAGTGCTGCACTGACAACAATGACATTATACTTAAAAGTATTGCAGAAGATCTTAGAAGTTGTTTACCTGTGGAAGCAATGGTTAAATCAGAACCCAGAGCTATCCAGAAG ATGCTGAAGAACCCAGAACCCACGGTTCATGTAGACGCGTTCCTATATGATGAGGAGTTTGTTGACTCTCTGTGTGAGGAGGGGAAGATGAGCAGGAACTACTGTTTAAACTGTGGATCCCACAACACTTCTCCTTTGG GTTTCATCTCGCACTCTTTCTCCACATTGGAACTCAAGTTTCTTTTCCATCATGTATTACCAGATCTGACAGGGAAAGTGCTTGTTGATGTGGGCTCCAGACTTGGGGCTGTGCTGTATGCG GGCTATTTATACAGTTCTGCCTCCCAGTTAGTCGGGGTAGAGATCAATGCTGATTTCTGCCAGCTTCAGCAAATGGCAATCACAAAGTATCACTTTAAAGACAGAATACAG GTAGTCCATGCAGACATTTGTTCCCAGATTTCCCTCTTGCAAAATGCTGATGTCATTGTTATGAACAATGTATTTGAATACTTTCTTGATGCAGAAGAACAGACCag GGCATGGCAATGTGTGAGTCAAAATACAAGAAAGAAAGGAGCCTTACTGCTAACTGTGCCAAGCCTTCAACAATCAATTGAGCGACTTCAG ttttctgTACAGCTTAATCAATGGGTGGAAGAAGTTCCCCTTGACTATGAAGTATATCTGGGGCAGGACACTGATGCAGATGCACTGAAGCAGGTCCATCTCTACAGAATACTTTAA
- the srp54 gene encoding signal recognition particle 54 kDa protein, translating to MVLADLGRKITSALRSLSNATIINEEVLNAMLKEVCAALLEADVNIKLVKQLRENVKAAIDLEEMASGLNKRRMIQHAVFKELVKLVDPGVKAWTPTKGKNNVIMFVGLQGSGKTTTCSKLAYYYQRKGWKTCLICADTFRAGAFDQLKQNATKARIPFYGSYTEMDPVIIAADGVEKFKKENFEIIIVDTSGRHKQEDSLFEEMLQVSNAVQPDNIVYVMDASIGQACEAQAKAFKDKVDVASVIVTKLDGHAKGGGALSAVAATKSPIIFIGTGEHIDDFEPFKTQPFISKLLGMGDIEGLIDKVNELKLDDNEELIDKLKHGQFTLRDMYEQFQNIMKMGPFSQIMGMIPGFGTDFMSKGNEQESMARLKKLMTIMDSMNDQELDSKDGAKLFSKQPNRIQRVGRGAGVATRDVQELLTQYTKFAQMVKKMGGIKGLFKGGDMSKNVNPSQMAKLNQQMAKMMDPRVLHHMGGMAGLQSMMRQFQQGAAGNMKGMMGFNNM from the exons ATGGTGTTAGCTGATCTTGGAAGAAAAATAACATCGGCGTTGCGTTCGCTGAGCAATGCAACAATCATCAACGAAGAG GTTTTAAATGCCATGCTGAAAGAAGTCTGTGCGGCATTACTAGAAGCAGACGTAAACATAAAACTAGTTAAGCAGTTAAGAGAAAATGTCAA GGCAGCAATAGATCTTGAAGAAATGGCATCTGGTCTTAACAAAAGAAGAATGATACAGCATGCAGTTTTCAAAGAACTAGTCAAG cttgttgATCCGGGGGTCAAAGCCTGGACACCAACGAAAGGAAAAAATAATGTCATCATGTTTGTTGGTCTTCAGGGGAGCGGAAAAACAACAACCTGTTCAAAG ttgGCATATTACTATCAAAGGAAAGGCTGGAAAACATGTTTGATATGTGCAGACACATTCAGAGCAG gtGCTTTTGATCAGCTGAAACAGAATGCAACAAAAGCAAGAATTCCTTTCTACGGCAG TTACACAGAGATGGACCCAGTTATTATAGCTGCAGATGGTGTGGAAAAGTTCAAAAAAGaaaattttgaaataataatcgTTGACACCAGTGGTCGTCATAAACAGGAAGACTCCTTGTTCGAAGAAATGCTTCAGGTTTCCAATGCTGTG CAACCAGATAACATTGTGTATGTGATGGACGCGTCTATCGGTCAGGCTTGTGAAGCACAAGCCAAAGCTTTCAAAGATAAAGTAGACGTGGCGTCTGTGATTGTGACCAAACTGGATGGACATGCAAAGGGAGGAGGTGCTCTCAGTGC CGTTGCTGCCACCAAAAGTCCTATAATTTTCATCGGTACTGGAGAGCACATTGATGACTTTGAGCCATTTAAAACCCAGCCTTTCATCAGCAAGCTTCTTG gtatGGGAGACATTGAGGGATTGATAGACAAAGTCAATGAACTTAAGCTGGATGACAATGAAGAGTTGATAGACAAGTTGAAACATG GTCAGTTTACATTGAGAGACATGTATGAGCAGTTTCAAAACATCATGAAAATGGGACCTTTTAGTCAGATCATG GGCATGATTCCAGGATTTGGAACAGATTTCATGAGCAAAGGTAATGAGCAGGAGTCAATGGCCAGGCTGAAGAAACTAATGACAATAATGGACAGTATGAATGACCAAG AGCTGGACAGTAAAGATGGTGCCAAGCTTTTTAGCAAACAGCCTAACAGAATTCAGAGAGTGGGACGAGGAGCTGGTGTTGCCACCAGAGATGTACAGGAGCTTTTAACACAGTATACCAAATTTGCACAGATGGTGAAAAAGATGGGCGGCATCAAGGGACTGTTCAAAG gtGGTGATATGTCCAAGAATGTCAACCCATCACAGATGGCAAAATTGAATCAGCAAATGGCAAAAATGATGGATCCCAGAGTTCTTCACCACATGG GTGGCATGGCTGGGCTCCAGTCTATGATGAGACAGTTTCAGCAAGGTGCTGCAGGCAACatgaaaggcatgatgggattcAACAATATGTGA